From a single Calothrix sp. NIES-2098 genomic region:
- a CDS encoding amine oxidase, translating into MNEGSQQRVVVVGAGWAGLGATYHLAKQGYDVTLLEAGPYPGGLVAGWKTSAGRSVEAGIHGFWYPYRNIFALIHELGINPFTSWTRSAQYSPAGLEVESPIFQELPRLPSPLGTFLYTQFQRLPLIDRLSALPLLYSVVDFDNSHDAWRRYDFVTARELFKDFGVSARLYKEAFEPMLLVGLFAPGEQCSAAATLGMLYFFILAHQSDFDVVWCRGTVGEKIFRPWVERIEKAGAKVLSKRRVTDLIVDDNNRATGVVCDNEVFDADAVIFAVGVTGMKKIVANSPSLQSREEFRNINNLGAIDVLATRLWFDRKINIPRPSNACFGFDATTGWTFFDLNTLHDEYNNEPGTVIEADFYHANQFLNLSDEDIVAIVQRYLATCVPEFRDAKVIDSSVIRLPNAVTHFAPGSYRHMLPAKTSLANVFMSGDWIINRHGSWSQEKAYVTGLEAANLVVSYLGKGQRSQILPVEADEAHIQVARSLNQTVRQLTKSILPEFWLP; encoded by the coding sequence ATGAATGAAGGGTCACAACAACGGGTAGTGGTGGTAGGAGCAGGTTGGGCTGGTTTAGGTGCAACTTACCACTTGGCAAAACAAGGATACGATGTAACGCTTCTCGAAGCAGGGCCTTATCCTGGGGGATTAGTTGCTGGGTGGAAAACATCCGCAGGACGTTCTGTAGAAGCTGGTATACATGGGTTTTGGTATCCGTATCGCAATATTTTTGCCTTAATTCATGAGTTAGGTATTAATCCTTTTACATCTTGGACTCGTTCTGCGCAATATTCCCCTGCGGGTTTGGAAGTGGAATCGCCAATTTTTCAAGAGTTACCGCGACTCCCCTCACCCCTAGGAACTTTTCTCTACACTCAGTTTCAGCGTTTGCCATTAATTGACCGTTTGAGTGCCTTACCTTTACTTTACTCTGTGGTTGATTTTGATAATTCACATGATGCTTGGCGGCGTTACGATTTTGTCACGGCGCGGGAATTATTTAAAGATTTTGGGGTTTCGGCGCGACTGTATAAAGAAGCGTTTGAACCAATGTTATTAGTAGGCTTGTTTGCGCCTGGGGAACAATGTTCAGCCGCCGCAACTTTAGGAATGCTGTACTTTTTCATTCTGGCTCACCAATCTGATTTTGATGTGGTTTGGTGTCGGGGAACTGTAGGAGAAAAGATATTTCGTCCTTGGGTAGAAAGAATTGAAAAAGCTGGTGCCAAAGTTTTATCAAAGCGGCGAGTTACTGACTTGATTGTTGATGATAATAATCGGGCAACAGGTGTAGTTTGTGATAATGAAGTATTCGATGCTGACGCTGTAATTTTTGCGGTTGGCGTCACGGGAATGAAGAAAATTGTTGCTAACAGCCCTAGCTTACAAAGTCGGGAAGAATTTCGGAATATAAATAATTTAGGAGCAATTGATGTTTTAGCAACTCGCTTATGGTTTGACCGCAAAATTAATATTCCCCGTCCTTCTAATGCGTGTTTTGGATTTGATGCTACTACAGGTTGGACATTTTTTGATTTAAATACACTGCATGATGAATATAACAATGAACCAGGAACGGTAATTGAAGCTGATTTCTATCATGCAAATCAGTTTCTCAATTTGAGTGATGAGGATATTGTGGCAATAGTCCAACGTTATTTAGCAACTTGTGTACCAGAGTTTAGAGATGCAAAAGTAATTGACAGCAGTGTAATTCGTTTACCAAATGCAGTTACACATTTTGCACCTGGAAGTTATCGTCATATGTTACCTGCCAAGACAAGTTTGGCAAATGTGTTTATGAGTGGGGATTGGATTATTAACCGTCACGGCTCATGGTCGCAGGAAAAGGCTTATGTTACGGGTTTAGAAGCTGCGAATTTGGTAGTGTCTTATTTAGGGAAGGGTCAGCGATCGCAGATTTTACCTGTAGAAGCAGATGAGGCACATATACAAGTAGCGCGATCGCTCAATCAAACAGTTCGTCAGTTAACTAAATCTATTTTGCCTGAATTTTGGTTGCCTTAA
- a CDS encoding histidine kinase — translation MYEWILPSLREILAESQPTAAESSPAKAEWQWRISLAATEQLLISTLANAASDANQGLVLAAPAPLFGQPTLTQNLQTVTFTAKPFNPLALMPFEMPIPLEMAEEIAPHESVLPLLPADPLGTEQFCLVFTDKFSLVLVLAEQNSGQKTFLFSFEPEIVQQAWRALGARVMLTNPDFFADLDASVQKFAPVAPDYRTVMQFSQLLLQEFAPEPDKENVPASPPVAVATSASSRPDVELLQAFAHEVRTPLTTIRTMTRLLLKRRDLPANVISRLEVIDHECTEQIDRMELLFKAAELETSNSAKPAHTQLTPMSLDRVLQQSIPRWQQAANRRNLTLDVVLPQQLPTVVSNPTMLDRVLTNLIENFTRSLPAGSHIQVQVIPAGDQLKLQLSPQPQCTDTSKATPATTPPIRKALGQLLMFQPETGTISLNISATKHLFQAIGGKLIVRQRPQHGEVMTIFLPLEVSTKQW, via the coding sequence GTGTACGAATGGATCTTGCCAAGTCTGAGAGAAATTTTAGCTGAAAGTCAGCCAACCGCGGCTGAATCTTCACCAGCAAAAGCAGAGTGGCAGTGGCGCATCAGCCTAGCAGCAACAGAACAGTTGCTCATCAGTACTTTAGCAAATGCTGCATCTGATGCCAATCAGGGATTAGTTTTAGCCGCACCAGCACCCCTGTTTGGTCAACCAACACTCACTCAGAACTTACAAACAGTAACATTCACAGCCAAGCCATTTAATCCTTTGGCACTGATGCCGTTTGAAATGCCGATTCCTTTAGAAATGGCAGAGGAAATTGCGCCGCATGAATCAGTGCTACCCTTACTACCTGCCGATCCTTTGGGAACAGAACAATTCTGCTTAGTTTTTACAGATAAATTTAGCTTAGTACTGGTTTTGGCAGAACAAAACAGCGGCCAAAAAACATTTTTATTTTCCTTTGAACCAGAGATAGTTCAGCAAGCTTGGCGGGCTTTAGGCGCAAGAGTAATGCTGACTAACCCAGATTTTTTTGCTGATTTGGATGCATCAGTACAAAAATTTGCGCCAGTAGCGCCAGATTATCGCACAGTGATGCAGTTTAGTCAGTTGTTGCTGCAAGAATTTGCACCAGAACCAGATAAGGAGAATGTCCCCGCTTCACCTCCTGTTGCGGTTGCGACATCTGCTAGTTCCCGACCAGATGTGGAATTACTCCAGGCTTTTGCCCATGAAGTTCGCACTCCGTTGACTACGATTCGCACCATGACTCGCTTGCTACTGAAGCGGCGAGACTTACCTGCTAATGTCATTAGTCGTCTAGAAGTTATCGACCACGAGTGTACCGAGCAAATCGATCGCATGGAGTTGCTATTTAAAGCAGCAGAACTAGAAACATCTAATTCAGCGAAGCCTGCGCATACTCAACTAACGCCCATGTCTCTCGATCGAGTATTGCAGCAGAGTATTCCGCGTTGGCAACAAGCAGCAAATCGCCGCAACTTAACTTTGGATGTGGTTTTACCGCAACAACTACCAACAGTAGTGAGTAACCCGACAATGTTGGATCGGGTGCTGACTAATTTGATTGAGAATTTTACCCGCAGCTTACCTGCTGGTAGCCATATTCAAGTGCAGGTAATTCCGGCTGGCGATCAACTAAAGTTACAACTATCGCCGCAACCGCAATGCACAGATACTAGTAAAGCTACCCCAGCAACAACCCCACCCATTCGCAAAGCTTTGGGTCAATTGCTCATGTTCCAACCCGAAACAGGGACAATTAGCCTGAATATCTCAGCAACTAAGCATCTATTTCAAGCGATTGGTGGCAAGCTGATTGTACGTCAGCGTCCGCAACATGGGGAAGTAATGACTATTTTCTTACCATTGGAAGTTAGCACAAAGCAATGGTAA
- a CDS encoding lipoxygenase-like protein, with product MTASPQNNSIIPVIASLEVARQEYQYNYTHIPPIAMVDELPTRERFSTNWYFLLAQQLRNLFVNTLITNRGNRGSKSIRDDVKMFILEAILKGAIPFNVSIVARVLQIIPQFLVKGISKDFHELDDLLFSILKENGLVILRDALNRVIELLYEGHPTGHVASLNDYERLFPVIEVPKIGKTFQEDRVFAYMRVAGYNPVMIQRVTSLSDRFPVTDEHYQAVMGTDDSLQAAGEEGRLYLTDYGIFEGALNGTYPQKQKYVYAPLALFALPKGSDPSRLLRPVAIQCGQTPGPDYPIITPKSGKYAWLFAKTIVQIADANFHEPVTHLARTHLFVGAFVMATQRQLPANHPLGILLRAHFEGTLAINDAAQRILIARGGGVDRLLSSTIDNSRVLAVRGLQSYGFNSAMLRKQFQQRGVDDPKLLPVYPYRDDALLVWDAIHGWVADYLNLYYATDNDIQNDAALQKWATEVQAYDGGRISDFGEDGRIQTREYLIDAATLIIFTASAQHAAVNFPQKDLMGYAAALPLAGYLPASTLKGDVTEQDYLNLLSPLDQAQRQYNLLGLLGAVYYNRLGEYPEGYFSDRRVQPLLQTFQTNLQQVEHTINQRNLNRPAYEYLLPSKIPQSINI from the coding sequence ATGACTGCTTCACCACAAAACAATTCAATAATTCCCGTTATTGCAAGCCTGGAGGTTGCTAGGCAGGAATATCAATATAACTACACCCATATTCCACCGATCGCGATGGTGGATGAGCTTCCTACTAGGGAACGGTTCTCTACGAACTGGTATTTTTTGTTAGCCCAGCAGTTACGCAATCTTTTTGTTAATACTTTGATTACCAACCGAGGCAATCGCGGTTCCAAGTCGATTCGCGATGATGTCAAAATGTTTATCTTGGAAGCCATACTCAAGGGAGCGATACCGTTCAATGTCAGTATTGTTGCGCGAGTTCTGCAAATTATCCCGCAGTTTTTAGTTAAAGGAATATCTAAAGATTTTCACGAACTTGACGATCTGTTGTTCTCTATTCTCAAAGAAAACGGACTCGTAATCCTTAGAGATGCGCTCAATCGCGTCATTGAGTTGCTGTATGAAGGACATCCCACAGGTCATGTAGCTAGCCTGAACGATTATGAAAGGTTGTTTCCCGTAATTGAAGTTCCGAAGATTGGCAAAACTTTCCAAGAAGATAGAGTGTTTGCCTATATGCGAGTAGCTGGCTACAATCCCGTGATGATTCAGCGAGTCACTAGCTTGAGCGATCGCTTTCCAGTCACAGACGAACATTACCAAGCCGTAATGGGAACTGATGATTCATTACAAGCCGCTGGGGAAGAAGGCAGACTTTACCTCACAGATTATGGAATTTTCGAGGGGGCGCTCAACGGTACATATCCCCAAAAACAAAAATATGTTTATGCACCCCTAGCACTGTTTGCTTTACCCAAAGGCTCAGATCCTTCTCGCTTACTGCGCCCAGTCGCCATACAATGCGGCCAAACTCCAGGCCCCGATTACCCCATTATCACCCCTAAATCGGGTAAATATGCTTGGCTGTTTGCCAAAACTATTGTGCAAATAGCAGATGCCAACTTTCACGAACCTGTCACCCACCTAGCCCGAACTCACCTGTTCGTTGGTGCTTTTGTCATGGCCACCCAGCGCCAGCTACCAGCCAATCATCCCCTGGGCATACTGCTACGTGCCCATTTTGAGGGCACTTTAGCAATTAACGATGCCGCCCAACGGATTTTAATCGCTCGTGGCGGTGGGGTAGATAGATTGCTCTCATCAACAATTGATAACTCGCGGGTTTTAGCAGTGCGCGGCTTGCAAAGCTATGGCTTCAATAGCGCCATGTTACGCAAGCAATTTCAGCAGCGCGGTGTAGACGATCCGAAATTGCTACCTGTGTATCCTTACCGGGATGATGCATTGTTAGTCTGGGATGCGATTCATGGATGGGTTGCGGACTACCTAAACCTTTACTACGCTACAGATAACGACATTCAGAATGATGCAGCCCTGCAAAAGTGGGCAACTGAAGTCCAAGCTTACGATGGTGGTCGCATCAGCGATTTTGGCGAAGATGGACGTATCCAGACGCGAGAATATCTAATAGATGCCGCTACGCTAATTATTTTTACCGCCAGCGCTCAACATGCGGCAGTGAACTTTCCTCAGAAAGATTTGATGGGCTATGCCGCAGCCTTACCATTGGCTGGTTATTTGCCAGCTTCAACTCTCAAAGGAGACGTGACTGAGCAAGACTACTTAAATTTACTCTCACCCTTAGACCAGGCACAACGGCAATACAACTTACTCGGTTTATTAGGTGCTGTATATTACAACAGACTAGGGGAATATCCAGAGGGATACTTTAGCGATCGCCGCGTACAACCTTTGTTGCAGACATTCCAAACAAATCTCCAGCAGGTTGAACATACCATCAATCAGCGCAACTTGAACCGTCCCGCCTATGAATATCTGCTCCCTTCTAAAATTCCGCAGAGTATTAATATCTAA
- a CDS encoding UDP-N-acetylmuramyl-tripeptide synthetase — translation MKLRELLAAIDSVEQLPKHPALADAEVQGLKTNSHACGVGDLFIGMPGTRVDGGEFWQSAIASGAVAAVVSPQAVQKNPPTSEAVVISASDMTKACAQLAGAFYGYPGRKLKLVGVTGTNGKTTTTHLIEFLLGKANQPTALMGTLYTRWPGFAETAVHTTPFAVELQQQLAQAVDAGCEYGVMEVSSHALAQGRVLGCEFEVAVFSNLTQDHLDFHRDMEDYFAAKALLFSPDYLKGRAIINADDPYGKRLIGALSPEKVWSYSVNNANADFWMSDLNYEPNGVSGTLHTPKGNVAFRSPLVGQYNLENLLAAVGAVLHLGLDLQLVAAAISEFPGVPGRMERVQVIPNQDISVIVDYAHTPDSLENLLKAARPFIPGKMICVFGCGGDRDRTKRPKMGKIAAELADVAVVTSDNPRTEDPQKILQDILAGIPETIHPTVIGDRAAAIRTAILQAQPGDGVLLAGKGHEDYQILGTEKIHFDDREHARAALQERLKIQN, via the coding sequence ATGAAACTGCGGGAATTACTAGCAGCGATAGACAGTGTAGAGCAATTACCTAAGCATCCTGCGTTGGCGGATGCAGAAGTGCAGGGCTTGAAAACCAATTCCCATGCGTGTGGTGTGGGAGATTTGTTTATTGGGATGCCAGGAACAAGGGTAGATGGGGGAGAATTTTGGCAAAGTGCGATCGCATCGGGTGCGGTAGCAGCAGTTGTATCTCCCCAAGCTGTGCAGAAAAATCCTCCCACTAGCGAGGCTGTTGTCATTAGCGCTAGCGATATGACTAAAGCCTGCGCCCAATTAGCAGGTGCTTTTTACGGTTATCCCGGACGAAAACTCAAACTAGTGGGTGTTACCGGAACTAACGGTAAAACCACAACTACACACTTGATTGAATTTCTGTTGGGGAAAGCAAATCAACCCACAGCTTTGATGGGGACTCTTTATACGCGCTGGCCGGGTTTTGCCGAAACGGCTGTCCACACTACACCGTTCGCGGTGGAACTGCAACAGCAGCTAGCACAAGCTGTAGATGCTGGTTGTGAGTATGGGGTGATGGAAGTTAGTTCCCATGCTTTGGCTCAAGGTCGCGTGTTGGGTTGTGAGTTTGAGGTGGCGGTGTTTAGCAATCTCACCCAAGACCACCTAGACTTTCACCGCGATATGGAAGATTATTTTGCGGCAAAAGCATTATTGTTTAGTCCAGATTATCTCAAAGGACGGGCAATAATTAATGCTGATGACCCTTATGGTAAGCGATTAATTGGCGCGTTGAGTCCAGAAAAAGTTTGGAGTTACAGCGTTAACAATGCCAATGCTGACTTTTGGATGAGCGATCTCAATTACGAGCCTAACGGTGTGAGTGGGACATTACATACACCTAAGGGGAATGTAGCTTTTCGTTCGCCTTTAGTTGGTCAATACAATTTAGAAAATCTGTTAGCAGCAGTTGGTGCAGTTTTACACTTGGGTTTAGATTTACAGTTAGTTGCAGCTGCAATCTCTGAATTTCCTGGGGTTCCCGGACGGATGGAACGAGTACAGGTAATTCCCAATCAAGACATCAGCGTGATTGTGGATTATGCCCACACACCAGACAGTTTGGAGAATCTCCTGAAAGCGGCTCGTCCGTTTATTCCTGGGAAGATGATTTGTGTGTTTGGTTGTGGTGGCGATCGCGATCGCACTAAACGCCCGAAAATGGGGAAAATAGCTGCCGAATTAGCTGATGTAGCCGTGGTGACTTCAGATAATCCCCGTACAGAAGACCCACAAAAGATTTTACAAGATATTTTGGCCGGAATTCCTGAAACGATTCATCCCACAGTGATTGGCGATCGCGCTGCTGCAATTCGCACTGCAATTTTACAAGCACAACCAGGCGATGGAGTGTTACTTGCTGGTAAAGGTCATGAAGATTACCAAATTCTCGGTACAGAAAAAATCCACTTTGACGATCGAGAACACGCACGCGCAGCTTTACAAGAAAGACTAAAAATTCAAAATTAA
- the mnmC gene encoding tRNA 5-methylaminomethyl-2-thiouridine biosynthesis bifunctional protein MnmC yields MVQNREISTYDTVIIGGGIAGMYCSLRLAQRNQQVALFEKSHRWGGCIETVRMGKGKEFKAEFGPMRFEEKGQRFLNNLLDELQLEYSPFPQYQSSKPKWPDYNIQDPEEQRWQEDPLNLLRMGILKILGLYRNGMSKQEMDNEIAKFEQQEPAIAPEYDYDILRQTARQGGKPNGQLLYTRGFWNALSDALSHRAILKIRDMGNFYHFVSENPNAIEWIIFWLRGLQPNDRLVGIKGGSAQITEKLLKKLDEFSNLTRKNNHALKAISSEGEFVRLYFQGEIEEVLAKNVILALPKTALLRLSPYFPETIRKALDSVIAIPLLKVFFVTDSPWWDEDTQPQTGAYTLPTREVHYYQEHSLQLSQDRKQQYEAQLNEGIISQQMRSEFIDAGIELPDDMTVDKKKNGKGWIIYYTPYRKSHEYFIRQEDFSVFNKNGKGMVMVYTDRPAGEYWKDYILNPEYHEQAEIRGDLRLVEQFFKYLADGFEIEKQADDLSQSSIFPNYPQCFLDQSAQKIVEDLKGTIEDFGIHDWGKAPFGAACHAWRPNVKSGEVMVRLRAFSLLNDRYKHKNIHICGEAYSDNQGFIEGALRSAQNVLKSMEAQEERDNTASGEGQMRELLSNFSSYHI; encoded by the coding sequence ATGGTACAAAATCGAGAAATTTCAACCTACGATACCGTAATTATAGGTGGTGGGATCGCAGGAATGTATTGCAGTTTAAGACTAGCACAAAGAAATCAACAGGTTGCTTTATTTGAAAAATCCCATCGTTGGGGAGGATGTATTGAAACAGTAAGAATGGGAAAAGGTAAAGAATTTAAAGCTGAATTTGGGCCGATGAGGTTTGAGGAAAAAGGACAACGTTTTCTCAATAATTTGCTCGATGAATTGCAGCTAGAATATTCTCCTTTCCCACAATATCAATCTTCTAAACCCAAATGGCCTGATTATAATATCCAAGACCCTGAAGAACAAAGATGGCAGGAAGATCCTTTAAATCTGCTACGAATGGGAATTTTAAAAATTTTGGGATTGTACAGAAATGGGATGTCCAAGCAGGAAATGGACAATGAGATTGCCAAATTCGAGCAACAAGAACCTGCAATTGCGCCAGAGTATGACTACGACATTCTGCGTCAAACTGCTAGACAAGGTGGTAAACCTAATGGTCAACTCTTGTATACTCGCGGCTTTTGGAACGCTTTGAGCGATGCTTTGAGTCATCGGGCGATTTTGAAGATTAGAGATATGGGGAATTTTTATCACTTTGTTTCCGAAAACCCCAATGCGATTGAATGGATTATTTTCTGGCTGCGTGGTTTGCAACCCAACGATAGATTGGTAGGAATCAAAGGCGGTTCAGCACAAATTACGGAGAAACTGCTGAAAAAACTTGATGAATTTAGCAATCTTACCCGAAAAAACAACCATGCTTTGAAAGCAATAAGTTCTGAAGGTGAATTCGTCAGGCTTTATTTTCAAGGAGAAATCGAAGAAGTTCTAGCTAAAAACGTAATTTTAGCTTTACCGAAAACTGCATTGCTGCGTTTGTCACCATATTTCCCAGAAACTATCCGCAAAGCTTTAGATTCCGTAATTGCCATTCCCCTGCTCAAAGTCTTTTTTGTGACTGATAGCCCTTGGTGGGATGAAGATACGCAACCGCAAACTGGAGCTTATACGCTTCCCACAAGAGAAGTGCATTATTATCAGGAACATTCTCTTCAGCTTTCTCAAGACAGAAAACAGCAATATGAAGCCCAACTCAATGAAGGAATCATTTCCCAACAGATGCGGAGTGAATTTATTGATGCGGGAATAGAACTTCCTGATGATATGACCGTTGACAAGAAAAAGAACGGTAAGGGCTGGATAATTTACTATACGCCTTACCGCAAAAGCCACGAGTATTTTATCCGACAAGAAGACTTTTCCGTGTTCAACAAAAATGGCAAAGGTATGGTGATGGTTTATACCGATCGCCCAGCAGGAGAATATTGGAAAGATTATATCTTGAATCCCGAATATCATGAGCAAGCAGAAATCAGAGGAGATTTGAGATTAGTTGAGCAGTTTTTTAAATACCTTGCTGATGGCTTTGAGATAGAAAAGCAGGCTGATGATCTTTCTCAAAGCAGCATCTTCCCCAATTATCCGCAATGTTTTCTCGACCAATCAGCTCAAAAAATTGTTGAAGATCTAAAGGGAACCATTGAAGACTTTGGCATTCATGATTGGGGAAAGGCTCCTTTTGGCGCTGCGTGTCATGCGTGGCGACCTAATGTAAAGTCTGGAGAGGTGATGGTACGTTTGAGAGCCTTTAGCCTACTTAACGATCGCTACAAGCATAAAAATATTCATATCTGCGGAGAAGCTTACTCTGATAACCAAGGATTTATTGAAGGTGCTTTGCGTTCTGCTCAGAACGTGTTGAAATCGATGGAAGCTCAAGAGGAACGAGATAATACAGCTAGTGGTGAAGGGCAGATGAGAGAATTACTCTCAAATTTCAGTTCATATCATATCTAA
- a CDS encoding type 11 methyltransferase — protein sequence MTQLAKSGSSLSEFQLRDGIYFPKNYEQLNSTEHKQKWDAIGKTYYGSQKIEQVPETSPIKQDYTLLGGRPGGTWNKFPMNKSVDSILEIGCGYGRAPLHLSIEKNLRCQKYFAIDISESLLRRLIRVKQEYDFFPGAQFNIICNSAEILPLEDNSVDLVISNCVFMHIPDLQLRNLLSEIFRVLKPGGSFVFNHSFHNKACPSHIIHNFIRSINIFSKNPIYLKQYSAVEIQEMLNAAGIKTKCPQYIVEPTTEYAILPETIKGIPLPFAKAINRSLKPADAWKETLAYGFSAYSDPLE from the coding sequence ATGACTCAATTAGCAAAATCCGGAAGTAGCTTAAGCGAATTTCAGCTTCGGGATGGCATTTATTTTCCTAAGAACTACGAACAGTTAAATAGTACTGAACATAAACAAAAATGGGATGCTATTGGTAAGACTTACTATGGTTCCCAAAAAATTGAGCAAGTTCCAGAAACATCACCCATTAAACAAGATTACACCTTATTAGGTGGTAGACCTGGTGGCACTTGGAATAAATTCCCCATGAATAAATCTGTTGATTCTATTCTGGAGATTGGTTGTGGTTACGGTCGTGCGCCATTGCATCTTTCAATAGAAAAAAATCTCAGATGTCAAAAATACTTTGCTATTGATATCTCTGAATCTTTATTACGGCGCTTAATTAGAGTTAAACAAGAATATGATTTTTTCCCAGGCGCACAATTTAATATAATTTGCAATTCTGCCGAAATCTTACCTTTAGAAGATAATTCTGTAGATTTAGTAATTTCTAACTGTGTATTTATGCATATCCCAGATTTGCAGTTAAGAAATTTATTGTCTGAAATATTTCGAGTATTAAAACCTGGTGGAAGTTTTGTTTTTAATCATTCTTTCCATAACAAGGCTTGTCCTTCTCACATTATCCATAATTTTATTAGAAGTATAAATATCTTTAGTAAAAACCCGATTTATCTCAAGCAATATTCAGCCGTTGAAATTCAGGAAATGTTGAATGCTGCTGGTATAAAAACCAAGTGTCCGCAATATATAGTGGAACCAACAACAGAATATGCAATCTTACCAGAAACGATCAAAGGGATTCCACTACCGTTTGCGAAAGCGATTAATAGAAGCCTGAAGCCTGCGGATGCTTGGAAAGAGACGTTGGCTTATGGCTTTAGTGCCTACAGCGATCCACTTGAGTAA
- a CDS encoding histidine kinase, with protein MNDSQAQDLSIYQLALAMQAPPQGLPFSPGTLLSLLRSQIDLLIEQKIAATLWVKLPPGKIWRSELIRYQSAMDVSAVIYNCQIDERRKQEATESTYLSQAFDDLVIKLIPNRYLQREYFFIALSPQFCSLILAHRPPKRRRTNVLKKGNARKNIPLLAITTVEGRVIQRVLDGIKQARTPESASILQADYLCPSVPESALMNQLLVKQAKRQDEINHQLMTKRSAKLQQQNQKLYKKAQIKDDYLSNACQELRTPLTHMKTALSLLNSPTLKPPQRQRYLQMLNTQCDRQNSLISGLLDLVHLERNLQESPLEAVCLADIVPGIVSTYQPVAQEKGIMLAYTVPSELPSVWCVNGGLRLILINLLHNSIKFTPSGGQVWVRSRLHGDRVQLEVRDTGIGIAETEIPKIFDSFYRVRSGTTDESSGPGLGLTVVQQLLWRCGGFISVRSKLNEGSAFIVNLAIVRDRPV; from the coding sequence ATGAATGATTCTCAGGCTCAGGATCTGTCAATTTATCAGTTAGCTTTGGCAATGCAAGCGCCTCCCCAAGGATTACCCTTCAGTCCTGGTACTCTGCTATCACTACTCAGATCACAAATTGACTTACTAATTGAGCAGAAAATTGCAGCAACCTTATGGGTAAAGCTACCGCCAGGAAAAATTTGGCGATCGGAATTAATTCGCTATCAATCCGCAATGGATGTTTCTGCTGTCATTTATAACTGTCAGATTGATGAGAGGCGCAAACAAGAAGCAACAGAGAGTACATATCTGAGCCAAGCGTTTGATGACTTAGTTATTAAGTTAATCCCAAATAGATATTTACAAAGAGAATACTTTTTTATAGCCTTGTCACCACAATTTTGTAGTCTAATTTTGGCTCATCGACCGCCAAAAAGACGAAGAACTAACGTTTTAAAGAAGGGAAATGCGAGAAAAAATATCCCTTTATTGGCGATAACTACAGTGGAAGGCAGAGTAATTCAGCGAGTGCTAGATGGTATTAAACAAGCAAGAACGCCAGAATCAGCCTCGATACTCCAGGCAGATTATCTTTGCCCTAGCGTACCAGAATCAGCACTGATGAATCAGCTGTTAGTCAAACAAGCCAAGCGACAAGATGAAATTAATCATCAATTGATGACAAAACGCAGCGCCAAGTTGCAGCAGCAAAATCAAAAACTCTACAAAAAAGCACAAATTAAAGACGATTACTTAAGCAATGCGTGTCAGGAGTTGCGTACACCTCTCACCCATATGAAAACAGCATTGTCGTTGTTAAATTCTCCGACGTTGAAGCCTCCCCAACGGCAACGTTATTTACAAATGTTAAATACCCAGTGCGATCGCCAGAATTCTTTAATTAGTGGTTTATTAGATTTGGTGCATCTAGAGCGCAATTTACAAGAATCGCCTTTAGAAGCGGTATGTTTGGCAGATATTGTTCCAGGGATAGTTAGTACCTACCAGCCTGTAGCCCAGGAAAAAGGCATTATGCTAGCCTACACAGTCCCCTCAGAACTACCATCTGTGTGGTGTGTAAATGGCGGTTTAAGACTAATTTTGATTAATTTGCTGCATAACAGCATAAAATTTACCCCTAGCGGCGGGCAAGTGTGGGTGCGATCGCGCTTGCATGGCGATCGGGTGCAACTAGAAGTCCGCGATACAGGTATTGGTATAGCGGAAACTGAAATTCCGAAAATCTTTGACAGCTTTTATCGTGTGCGTTCTGGCACAACAGATGAATCTAGCGGGCCGGGATTGGGGTTAACAGTTGTACAGCAGTTACTTTGGCGTTGCGGTGGTTTTATTTCTGTGAGAAGTAAGCTCAATGAAGGTTCAGCTTTTATTGTGAATTTAGCCATTGTCCGCGATCGCCCAGTTTAA
- a CDS encoding glutaredoxin 2 has translation MRLILYSKPGCHLCEGLQEKLEKIQNLALELEIRDITTREDWFLAYQYEVPVLYLSNPADTNEKPLPRPSPRASVQQLEQMLRKYLSND, from the coding sequence ATGCGATTAATTTTATATAGCAAACCAGGATGTCATTTATGCGAGGGGTTACAGGAAAAGTTAGAGAAAATCCAAAATCTGGCGTTGGAGTTGGAAATTCGCGATATTACCACTCGTGAGGATTGGTTTTTGGCGTATCAGTATGAGGTGCCAGTTTTATATTTATCAAACCCAGCAGATACTAACGAGAAACCTTTGCCACGTCCTTCACCTCGTGCTAGCGTGCAGCAGTTGGAGCAAATGCTGCGTAAGTATTTATCAAATGATTAA